One window of the Candidatus Hydrogenedentota bacterium genome contains the following:
- a CDS encoding GNAT family N-acetyltransferase translates to MAIIEVVTTADAAARLDELLWVVLWQPLGLPRDIRHTFGLEGEKFELLAQENRQVVGGLVAVWAGATEIELRHLAVASHAQGHGIGRSLVTEFYRIAKAKNCRRIHTIARNTSGEFFRTLGFQTAPGQAPEHPVFLEHGITFELMEKFIE, encoded by the coding sequence ATGGCGATAATAGAGGTCGTAACGACAGCCGATGCTGCCGCAAGGCTGGATGAACTCCTTTGGGTAGTTCTGTGGCAGCCCTTGGGCCTGCCGCGCGATATACGCCACACATTCGGCTTGGAGGGCGAGAAATTCGAGTTACTTGCTCAAGAAAATAGACAAGTGGTCGGAGGACTGGTTGCCGTATGGGCCGGAGCTACCGAAATTGAGCTTCGGCATCTTGCCGTCGCTTCTCATGCCCAAGGGCACGGCATCGGCCGCAGTCTTGTCACGGAATTCTACCGTATCGCCAAAGCCAAGAACTGCCGACGTATTCATACCATCGCTCGCAATACGTCCGGTGAGTTTTTCAGAACGCTTGGGTTTCAAACCGCTCCGGGTCAGGCACCAGAGCACCCCGTTTTCCTCGAACATGGCATTACATTCGAACTCATGGAAAAATTCATCGAATAA